In Scleropages formosus chromosome 20, fSclFor1.1, whole genome shotgun sequence, a single window of DNA contains:
- the pvalb9 gene encoding parvalbumin 9 isoform X1, whose protein sequence is MLYLQYCASNRINMSLTSILSAEAIENAIKDCQAPDSFCYKKFFQLCGLSKKSPKEVQDVFRILDDDDSGYIEEEELKFFLQKFSPGARLLTEKEAKSLLSAGDDDSDGKIGVQEFQTMVLS, encoded by the exons ATGctatatttacagtattgtgCTTCCAACAGGATTAATATGTCACTCACTTCTATCCTTTCCGCTGAGGCCATTGAAAATGCTATTAAGGACTGCCAAG CTCCAGACTCCTTTTGTTATAAAAAGTTTTTTCAGCTGTGCGGCTTGAGCAAAAAGAGCCCCAAGGAGGTGCAGGATGTTTTCCGTATCCTGGACGATGATGACAGTGGTTACATTGAGGAAGAAGAGCTCAA GTTCTTTCTTCAGAAGTTCTCCCCTGGTGCTCGCTTGCTGACTGAAAAAGAAGCCAAATCTTTACTGTCAGCTGGGGATGATGACAGTGATGGCAAGATTGGGGTGCAGG AGTTCCAGACTATGGTTCTATCCTGA
- the pvalb9 gene encoding parvalbumin 9 isoform X2 encodes MSLTSILSAEAIENAIKDCQAPDSFCYKKFFQLCGLSKKSPKEVQDVFRILDDDDSGYIEEEELKFFLQKFSPGARLLTEKEAKSLLSAGDDDSDGKIGVQEFQTMVLS; translated from the exons ATGTCACTCACTTCTATCCTTTCCGCTGAGGCCATTGAAAATGCTATTAAGGACTGCCAAG CTCCAGACTCCTTTTGTTATAAAAAGTTTTTTCAGCTGTGCGGCTTGAGCAAAAAGAGCCCCAAGGAGGTGCAGGATGTTTTCCGTATCCTGGACGATGATGACAGTGGTTACATTGAGGAAGAAGAGCTCAA GTTCTTTCTTCAGAAGTTCTCCCCTGGTGCTCGCTTGCTGACTGAAAAAGAAGCCAAATCTTTACTGTCAGCTGGGGATGATGACAGTGATGGCAAGATTGGGGTGCAGG AGTTCCAGACTATGGTTCTATCCTGA
- the ccz1 gene encoding vacuolar fusion protein CCZ1 homolog translates to MLMISPRMATGMQEKQYTPSLLNFFIYNPKFGPREGEEEKKILFYHPSDVEKNEKIRNVGLCEAIVQFTRTFCPSKPAKSLHTQKNRQFFFEPEENFWIVMVVRNPMVEKPNKEGKPPTIEYQEEEILDTVYGAVLQQCYSMYKLFNGTFARAMEAGGVELLTQKLEKFFYRYLQTLHLQSCDLLDVFGGISFFPLDKMTYLKIQSFVNRVEESLSLIKYTAFLYNDQLIWSGLEQDDMRILYKYLTTSLFPRHSEPELAGRDSPLRPEVAGNLLHYGRFLTGPSNLKDPEAKFRFPKIFVNTDDSYEELHLIVYKAMSAAVCFMISASEELGREFCEQLDGLVGPQLTLLASDICEQYNINRRVSGPDKEPQFKFIYFNHMNLAEKSTIHMRKTASVSLTSVHPDLMKILGDIHADFVRVDEDEEIIVKAMTDYWVVGKKSDQRELYVILNQKNANLIEVNEEVKRLCATQFNNIFFLD, encoded by the exons ATGCTGATGATAAG TCCAAGAATGGCTACAGGAATGCAAGAGAAACAGTACACTCCATCCttgcttaattttttcatcTACAATCCCAAGTTTGGCCCACGAGAAGGAGAG gaagagaagaaaatccTCTTTTACCATCCTAGTGATGTAGAAAAGAATGAGAAAATCCGCAATGTGGGATTGTGTGAAGCAATAGTACAGTTTACTAG AACATTCTGTCCATCAAAACCAGCCAAGTCTCTACATACACAGAAGAACAGGCAATTCTTCTTTGAACCAGAAGAGAATTTCTGGATAGTCATG GTGGTCCGAAACCCAATGGTAGAAAAACCAAATAAAGAGGGGAAACCACCAACTATAGAGTATCAGGAAGAAGAAATCTTA GACACTGTGTATGGCGCTGTATTACAACAATGCTACAGCATGTACAAG CTCTTCAATGGCACATTTGCCAGAGCAATGGAGGCAGGTGGAGTCGAGCTCCTCACACAGAAGCTTGAGAAGTTCTTTTATAGG TATCTACAAACTCTACACCTTCAGTCTTGTGATCTTCTGGATGTCTTTGGTGGGATCAGTTTCTTCCCCTTAGACAAGATGACCTACTTGAAGATCCAGTCCTTTGTAAACAGAGTGGAGGAGAGTCTCAGTCTGATCAAGTACACAGCCTTCCTCTATAATGACCAGCTCATCTG GAGCGGTTTGGAACAGGATGATATGCGGATTCTGTACAAGTATCTGACAACATCCTTATTTCCAAGGCATTCTGAGCCAGAG CTTGCGGGCAGAGACTCTCCTCTCAGGCCAGAGGTGGCTGGGAACCTGCTGCACTATGGGAG GTTTCTGACGGGACCCTCCAACCTAAAGGATCCTGAAGCCAAGTTCAGATTCCcaaaaatatttgtgaataCAGATGACAGCTATGAGGAGCTTCACTTAATTGTTTATAAG GCTATgagtgctgctgtttgttttatgaTCAGTG CCTCAGAAGAGTTGGGCCGTGAGTTCTGCGAGCAGCTGGATGGGCTGGTGGGACCCCAGCTCACACTGCTGGCTTCAGACATATGCGAGCAGTACAACATCAATCGCCGGGTATCAGG GCCAGACAAGGAGCCTCAGTTTAAGTTCATctactttaaccacatgaaccTGGCTGAGAAGAGCACCATCCACATGCGAAAGACTGCCAGCGTTTCTCTGACCTCCGTGCACCCTGACCTCATGAAGATCCTTGGGGATATCCATGCTGATTTCGTGCG GGTTGATGAGGATGAGGAAATTATCGTCAAAGCAATGACAGACTACTGGGTGGTTGGCAAGAAGTCCGATCAGAGAGAGCTCTAcgtcattttaaatcaaaagaaTGCTAATTTGATCGAAGTGAATG AAGAGGTGAAGAGATTGTGTGCCACACAGTTCAATAATATCTTCTTTTTGGATTGA